A single Mangrovimonas sp. YM274 DNA region contains:
- a CDS encoding O-antigen ligase produces the protein MMNIKKHLSNELFLLFAFFPLIPNTLKGLPVILLVLGSFFLIEKTKVNWKWFLINSSTFLLYVFSLLYTTNFSYGFKKLETGLTFFIVPLVFFVLRPQIAITSQLRKKFLFLFVLSSTIFASYILFFIISDNNLTSNKDFYSDKFRLVVEKVPLIGQHPIYASIYLGNALIFTFYLFQLYSVSYKTKKGFFLLIAIFINTILLLMLSSKAVIFSLIILLILYFVHAFFLRGRFKKGLMYLCMLFIGALVLFVFNRRVNEMIRLDTYASVNSSYSNSFRVNIYECAINVFKHNPILGVGIGDAQDALNECYSYKSQLLLNNQYNSHNQYLDFCIKLGFLGLVVFIGFLAANYRYAHNSNDELFKVIILFYCLNFLTENILVRQSGLILFVFFIHFFRNNKTYKIS, from the coding sequence ATGATGAATATCAAAAAACATCTTTCGAATGAGTTATTTTTATTGTTTGCTTTTTTTCCGCTTATTCCTAATACATTAAAAGGTTTACCTGTAATATTATTAGTTCTGGGTTCATTTTTTTTAATTGAGAAAACGAAAGTCAATTGGAAATGGTTTTTAATTAATTCTTCAACTTTTTTATTGTATGTATTTTCTCTTTTATATACAACGAACTTCTCATATGGTTTTAAAAAATTAGAAACAGGGCTTACTTTTTTTATTGTGCCTCTTGTTTTTTTTGTATTAAGACCTCAAATAGCAATCACATCTCAGTTACGTAAGAAGTTTTTATTTTTATTTGTCCTTTCTTCAACGATTTTTGCTAGCTATATTTTGTTTTTTATTATTAGTGACAATAATTTAACTTCTAATAAAGATTTTTATTCCGATAAATTTAGATTGGTTGTTGAGAAAGTACCTTTGATTGGTCAACACCCAATTTATGCTTCAATTTATCTTGGGAATGCATTAATATTTACTTTTTATTTATTTCAACTCTATTCTGTTTCTTATAAAACTAAAAAAGGATTCTTCTTACTAATAGCAATATTTATTAATACAATTTTGTTACTAATGTTATCTAGTAAGGCAGTGATTTTTAGTTTAATTATTTTATTGATTCTGTATTTTGTACATGCATTTTTTTTGAGGGGAAGGTTTAAGAAGGGGCTAATGTATTTATGTATGCTGTTTATTGGTGCTTTAGTATTGTTTGTATTTAACAGAAGAGTAAATGAAATGATTAGATTGGATACATATGCCTCGGTAAATTCAAGTTATTCAAATTCTTTTCGTGTTAATATCTATGAATGTGCTATAAATGTTTTTAAACATAATCCAATTCTTGGCGTTGGTATTGGGGATGCTCAAGATGCGTTGAATGAATGTTACAGTTATAAAAGTCAACTTTTATTAAATAACCAATATAATAGCCATAATCAATATTTGGATTTTTGTATTAAACTTGGTTTTTTAGGTTTGGTTGTTTTTATAGGGTTCCTGGCTGCAAATTATCGATACGCACATAATTCTAATGATGAATTGTTTAAGGTGATAATTCTATTTTATTGTCTTAATTTTTTGACAGAGAATATTTTAGTCAGACAATCAGGGTTAATACTGTTTGTTTTTTTTATTCATTTTTTTAGGAACAATAAAACATATAAAATTTCCTGA
- a CDS encoding WcaI family glycosyltransferase, translating into MREKKVLIIGINYYPEDSAIGLYTTQKAEYLGANGFEVSVITGFPYYPQWEIRDDYKLKNYLVRETINGVKVYRSKQYVPKDPTFVKRIMHLLSFTFGNFINLFRISKPDIVISIIPFTTSGLLGWFLKKRYNCRHLVHVQDFEFDAAIDSGLLDDNRRKVIKILQRIERFVLDKADVVSTISYGMINRLKEKTDTSVYYLTNWIDVEMFSHNNIGTHKYLKSDCFKILYSGNIGAKQDWDLFLRILVELKKVENIEVIVVGEGAEKAKLLEGVKHYNFVKHFNLVPYKELPQLLKSADLHVLFQKANVIDTVMPSKILGMMASEKPSIVTGNMASEVAKVFKDSEGGFYFSGNSVNEIIDQIKILKEDKVLCSNLGMGAKKYVLEKYSKNKVLDMFIKKLNEF; encoded by the coding sequence GTGAGAGAAAAAAAAGTATTAATAATAGGTATAAATTATTATCCAGAAGATAGTGCAATAGGTTTATATACCACTCAAAAGGCAGAGTACCTTGGAGCGAACGGGTTTGAAGTGTCGGTTATTACAGGTTTTCCTTATTATCCTCAATGGGAGATAAGAGATGATTATAAATTAAAAAATTATTTAGTAAGGGAAACCATAAACGGGGTTAAAGTTTATAGGAGTAAACAATATGTGCCTAAAGATCCAACTTTTGTAAAAAGAATAATGCATTTGTTAAGCTTTACCTTTGGAAATTTTATTAATTTATTTAGAATTAGTAAACCAGATATCGTGATTTCAATTATTCCATTTACAACCTCTGGTTTGTTAGGTTGGTTTTTAAAGAAGCGATATAATTGTAGGCATCTCGTTCATGTACAGGATTTTGAGTTTGATGCAGCAATAGATTCAGGTTTGTTAGATGACAATAGAAGAAAAGTAATTAAGATTTTACAAAGAATTGAAAGATTCGTGTTAGATAAAGCTGATGTTGTTTCAACAATTAGTTATGGTATGATTAATAGGTTGAAAGAAAAAACCGATACTAGTGTATATTATTTGACTAATTGGATTGATGTAGAGATGTTTAGTCACAATAATATAGGAACACATAAATATTTAAAATCAGATTGTTTTAAAATTTTATATTCAGGAAATATTGGAGCAAAGCAAGATTGGGATTTATTTTTAAGAATTTTAGTAGAATTAAAGAAGGTCGAAAATATTGAAGTAATAGTGGTTGGTGAAGGTGCCGAGAAAGCTAAATTGCTAGAGGGAGTTAAACATTATAATTTTGTGAAACATTTTAATTTAGTTCCGTATAAAGAATTGCCTCAATTACTTAAAAGTGCAGATTTGCATGTTTTATTTCAAAAAGCAAATGTTATTGATACGGTAATGCCTTCAAAAATATTAGGTATGATGGCAAGCGAGAAACCGTCTATTGTAACAGGGAATATGGCAAGCGAAGTAGCTAAAGTTTTTAAGGACTCAGAAGGAGGTTTTTATTTTAGTGGGAATTCCGTTAACGAAATAATAGATCAAATAAAGATACTTAAAGAAGATAAAGTACTTTGTTCAAATTTAGGGATGGGGGCGAAGAAATATGTTTTGGAGAAATATTCTAAGAATAAAGTGTTAGATATGTTTATCAAGAAGCTAAATGAATTTTAA
- a CDS encoding glycosyltransferase family 4 protein, with product MSKDILIITNYFPPETGAASNRIFHLAEGLQKRGFHISVLTPLPNYPKGKIFEGYKGHFKHTSKENGITVHRLWIYASNSKNKLLRLFAMLSYSFSLIWFFIWNKIPKKVIVQSPPLLVAFTSIFFLRNKKRELILNVSDLWPIAGLKLGAFKKNWSYRVLEWIERFNYRNANLVLGQSNEILTHITSIYPNKKTFLYRNYPDFNPPKIQNSSQESPKIKMVYAGLLGIAQGILKLCNNLDYTNIEFHIYGAGAEQKAIETFIKNNPKLPITFHGEIERNLLHQELLKYDITIIPLLNRIYGSVPSKIFEYARLGLPMLYFGGGEGEDIISQHNLGWIAPAADYDSLNNMLLTMKREKLSTSYRNRIQQEALNTFDFNTQLYKLGELL from the coding sequence TTGAGCAAAGACATTTTAATTATTACTAACTATTTTCCTCCAGAAACCGGAGCCGCTTCCAACAGAATTTTTCATTTGGCAGAAGGACTTCAAAAAAGAGGATTTCATATATCTGTTTTAACCCCGCTACCCAACTACCCCAAAGGGAAGATCTTTGAAGGCTATAAAGGGCATTTTAAGCACACTTCAAAGGAAAACGGAATAACAGTCCACAGACTATGGATTTACGCCAGCAATTCTAAGAATAAACTGTTGCGCTTGTTTGCCATGCTTTCCTATAGCTTTAGTTTGATATGGTTTTTCATTTGGAACAAGATTCCCAAAAAAGTCATTGTGCAATCCCCGCCGCTATTGGTAGCCTTCACTTCCATATTTTTTCTTCGTAACAAAAAAAGGGAATTGATTTTAAACGTAAGCGATTTGTGGCCCATTGCAGGCTTGAAACTTGGCGCCTTTAAAAAGAACTGGAGCTACAGAGTATTGGAATGGATTGAACGATTCAACTACAGAAATGCAAATTTAGTATTAGGACAAAGCAATGAAATTTTAACGCACATCACCTCAATATATCCGAATAAAAAAACATTTCTCTATCGAAACTACCCGGATTTTAATCCTCCTAAAATACAGAACAGTTCCCAAGAAAGTCCAAAGATAAAAATGGTCTATGCTGGTTTATTGGGAATTGCCCAAGGTATTCTTAAACTATGTAACAACTTAGATTATACCAATATTGAGTTTCATATCTACGGAGCTGGCGCTGAACAAAAAGCTATTGAAACTTTTATAAAAAACAACCCAAAATTACCTATTACATTCCATGGAGAAATTGAGCGAAATCTTTTGCATCAAGAACTTTTGAAATACGATATCACCATCATTCCGCTTCTCAATAGAATTTATGGGTCAGTACCCTCAAAAATCTTCGAATATGCGCGATTGGGACTCCCAATGCTATATTTTGGAGGTGGTGAAGGGGAAGACATAATTAGCCAACACAACCTGGGCTGGATTGCTCCAGCAGCAGACTATGATTCTTTGAACAATATGCTTTTAACAATGAAAAGAGAGAAACTCTCTACTAGTTATAGAAATAGAATTCAACAGGAAGCCTTAAATACTTTTGATTTTAATACTCAGTTATACAAACTAGGTGAATTACTTTAA
- a CDS encoding undecaprenyl-phosphate glucose phosphotransferase: MNTIKQGRYSAYLRPISYVIDLTIINGLALFFFFRHIDPYFFVFVISLSWILLSVASNFYEVYRYTREVTILSMIIKQLVLFALVMFAFSGYNFEFNLHPKTIILYVLVVFLLISVLKFTVYYLLQKYRTSFGGNFRNTVIFGANKKTLALENFFNKNPEYGYKHKRTFSFKEKNSKALEESFQYVLDEGIDEIYCSISELSNSQINEVVDFADNNLKILKFLPDNKEIYSKKLKYEYYDYIPILSLRNIPLEESINMFIKRGFDILFSSLVIVFILSWLTPLIAILIKLESKGPVFFKQSRNGFNYREFDCYKFRSMMPNPDAHLYQATKGDQRVTKVGKFIRKTSIDELPQFFNVLFGDMSVVGPRPHMVSHTNMYAKRIDKFMVRHFVKPGITGLAQISGYRGEVETDKDIIGRVKYDIFYIENWSIFLDLKIIFRTFLNAIQGEEKAY, from the coding sequence GTGAACACCATTAAACAAGGGAGATATTCAGCTTATCTCAGGCCGATATCATATGTAATAGACTTAACTATTATAAATGGTTTGGCTCTATTTTTCTTTTTTAGGCATATAGACCCTTATTTTTTTGTATTTGTGATTTCTTTATCTTGGATTCTACTTTCCGTCGCTTCTAATTTTTATGAAGTATATCGCTATACTCGGGAAGTGACGATTTTGTCTATGATCATCAAACAATTGGTGTTGTTTGCTTTGGTGATGTTTGCTTTTTCGGGTTATAATTTTGAATTTAATCTGCATCCAAAAACCATTATTTTATATGTTTTGGTTGTATTTTTGTTAATATCAGTATTGAAATTTACGGTTTATTATCTTCTTCAAAAGTACCGGACATCCTTTGGAGGAAATTTCAGAAATACAGTCATTTTTGGAGCCAATAAAAAAACTTTGGCTCTTGAGAATTTCTTTAATAAGAATCCTGAATACGGTTATAAGCATAAGAGAACATTTTCTTTTAAGGAGAAAAATTCAAAGGCATTAGAGGAGAGCTTTCAATATGTTTTGGATGAGGGGATTGATGAAATATATTGTTCCATTTCAGAGTTGAGCAATAGTCAAATTAATGAAGTAGTCGACTTTGCTGATAACAATCTTAAAATACTCAAATTTTTACCAGACAATAAGGAAATATATTCCAAAAAATTGAAGTATGAATATTATGACTACATTCCTATTTTGTCTTTAAGGAATATACCTTTGGAAGAGTCTATAAACATGTTTATTAAACGTGGGTTTGATATTCTGTTCTCTAGTTTAGTAATTGTATTTATTCTTTCTTGGTTAACACCATTGATTGCTATTTTAATTAAATTAGAGTCGAAGGGACCTGTATTCTTTAAGCAGTCTAGAAATGGATTTAATTATAGGGAATTCGATTGTTATAAGTTTAGGTCTATGATGCCAAATCCAGATGCTCATTTGTACCAAGCAACTAAAGGGGATCAAAGGGTGACTAAAGTGGGGAAATTTATCCGTAAAACGAGCATTGATGAATTGCCACAGTTTTTCAATGTGTTGTTTGGTGATATGTCTGTCGTTGGACCAAGGCCTCATATGGTTAGCCATACAAATATGTACGCTAAAAGAATTGACAAATTCATGGTGCGTCATTTTGTTAAGCCTGGGATTACAGGACTTGCCCAAATCAGTGGATATAGGGGTGAAGTGGAAACAGACAAGGATATCATAGGTCGTGTTAAATACGATATCTTTTATATTGAAAACTGGTCTATTTTCTTGGATTTGAAAATCATCTTTAGAACCTTCTTAAACGCTATTCAGGGAGAGGAAAAGGCCTATTAA
- a CDS encoding glycosyltransferase family 4 protein produces the protein MIIRNKTKVNVLIVGPLDKPITGVSICNDLILEGLDKNQFNVKYINTSFDKFDENVGTLSIKKIFYFLKFYFLTYKVWNVDIIYITPGHTFLGIIKYASFILAGWCLRKKVVLHIHSDTLVNTYLKSNKVKKSILTFVISKADRGVVLSKSLVRNLSYFLPKDKIEVLFNFVEDKFILTENEVKIKKYDKIKIVYLSNLMTQKGIFYLLETFNLMLKNKIPFEAKLAGNIDDTIKEQIEKEIKLLNVEYLGVVKGDRKRELLKWGNVFVFPSYLTEGLPISILENMASGNVVFTTKHSSLDDIYKETSLVYIDKKSSDDIYNKVLNCFSDEEAIREMVIKNYNFIKSVGREEVFLRKLMDIFNK, from the coding sequence ATGATAATCAGAAATAAAACTAAAGTAAATGTTTTAATAGTAGGTCCATTAGACAAGCCTATAACCGGAGTCTCAATTTGTAATGATTTAATTTTAGAAGGGCTAGATAAAAATCAATTCAATGTAAAGTATATAAATACCTCATTTGATAAGTTTGATGAGAACGTTGGTACTCTTTCAATTAAAAAGATTTTTTACTTTTTGAAGTTTTATTTTTTAACCTATAAGGTTTGGAATGTTGACATTATTTATATTACACCAGGACATACTTTTTTAGGAATAATTAAATATGCATCATTTATCTTAGCAGGTTGGTGTTTAAGAAAAAAGGTAGTTTTACATATACATAGTGATACCTTAGTTAACACTTATTTAAAAAGTAACAAAGTTAAGAAGTCTATATTGACTTTTGTTATTTCTAAAGCAGATAGAGGGGTGGTTTTATCCAAGTCTTTGGTTAGAAATTTATCTTATTTTTTACCAAAAGATAAAATAGAAGTTTTATTCAATTTTGTCGAAGATAAGTTTATATTGACCGAAAATGAAGTTAAAATTAAAAAATATGATAAAATTAAGATTGTTTATTTAAGCAATTTAATGACACAAAAGGGTATATTTTATTTGTTAGAAACATTTAATTTGATGCTAAAGAATAAGATTCCTTTTGAGGCTAAATTGGCTGGTAATATTGATGATACTATTAAAGAACAAATTGAAAAAGAAATAAAGTTATTAAATGTAGAATATTTGGGAGTGGTTAAAGGAGACCGGAAAAGAGAACTCTTAAAATGGGGTAATGTCTTTGTTTTCCCTTCATATTTAACAGAAGGATTGCCAATATCTATTTTAGAAAATATGGCTAGTGGAAATGTTGTTTTCACAACGAAACATAGTTCCCTTGATGATATTTATAAAGAAACGAGTTTGGTTTATATTGATAAAAAATCTTCTGATGATATTTATAATAAGGTATTAAACTGTTTTTCTGATGAGGAAGCAATAAGAGAGATGGTAATTAAAAATTACAATTTTATTAAATCAGTTGGAAGAGAAGAAGTTTTCCTAAGGAAACTTATGGATATCTTCAATAAGTAA
- a CDS encoding oligosaccharide flippase family protein gives MSIIKQVQEFLEQKEKKIITQNFVSLFLLQGANYILPLLILPFLVRILGAEKFGLIMFAQSLVSFLNVFVDFGFNISGTREISIARNQKQKVGEIFIAIMLIKFCLVVISFGVLLLLIGSFTRFSIDSNIYILSFGVVIGQACFPVWFFQGIEKMKVVTYVNVFAKIIFTVLVFFFIDNEQDYFKVPIYNSLGFIVSGFFGLIFSFKFFTFKLPTFGLIKQLFFDSFSLFISNLAISLYTASNVFILGLFSGNALAGVYSSIEKLILAIKNIYVPLYQALYPWVSRQNNEKVKMIICKIKPFVFLLGMVIAIFILCFAENILALVYKDPIITSYSIVFRVLCFISLFSGLNMLYNVLYFPAVKRYKVRMNILIFGGLFSVIMNLIFVQFFSIYGVAIIVTITELLLVLIGSFYFKKISSEMEIIKP, from the coding sequence ATGAGTATAATTAAACAAGTACAGGAATTTTTAGAACAAAAGGAAAAAAAAATAATAACCCAAAATTTTGTGTCTTTATTCCTTCTTCAAGGAGCCAATTATATATTACCTCTTTTAATCCTTCCTTTTTTAGTTAGAATTTTGGGGGCAGAAAAATTTGGACTTATTATGTTTGCCCAGTCTTTAGTGTCATTTTTAAATGTTTTTGTTGACTTTGGGTTTAATATCAGCGGAACAAGAGAAATATCTATAGCCAGAAATCAAAAGCAAAAAGTTGGAGAAATTTTTATTGCTATAATGCTTATTAAGTTTTGTTTGGTAGTCATTTCTTTTGGGGTGCTTTTACTTTTAATAGGTAGTTTTACTAGGTTTAGTATAGATTCTAATATTTATATTTTAAGTTTTGGTGTGGTTATAGGTCAAGCATGTTTTCCTGTATGGTTTTTTCAAGGAATAGAAAAAATGAAAGTAGTTACATATGTAAATGTTTTTGCTAAAATAATATTTACAGTATTAGTATTTTTCTTTATTGATAATGAACAAGATTATTTTAAGGTACCTATTTATAATTCTTTGGGATTTATAGTTTCGGGTTTTTTTGGTCTTATTTTTAGCTTTAAATTTTTCACGTTTAAGTTACCTACATTTGGACTAATAAAGCAGTTATTTTTTGATAGCTTTAGTTTGTTTATCTCAAATTTGGCTATAAGTTTATATACTGCGAGTAACGTTTTTATTTTAGGGTTGTTTTCTGGAAATGCTTTAGCTGGAGTATATTCTAGTATTGAGAAACTCATATTAGCGATTAAGAATATTTATGTGCCACTTTATCAGGCATTGTATCCTTGGGTTTCTAGACAAAACAATGAGAAAGTTAAAATGATAATATGCAAAATCAAACCTTTTGTTTTTTTATTAGGTATGGTTATAGCAATATTTATTTTGTGTTTTGCTGAAAATATATTGGCATTAGTTTATAAAGATCCAATTATAACTAGTTATTCAATTGTGTTTAGAGTGTTATGCTTCATTTCATTGTTTTCAGGGTTAAATATGCTTTATAATGTTCTATATTTTCCAGCTGTAAAGCGGTATAAGGTTAGGATGAATATTTTGATTTTTGGTGGTTTATTTAGCGTGATTATGAATTTAATTTTTGTACAATTTTTTAGTATTTATGGCGTAGCTATAATTGTAACCATTACCGAGTTATTATTAGTTTTAATTGGAAGTTTTTATTTTAAAAAGATTAGTAGTGAAATGGAAATAATTAAGCCTTAA
- a CDS encoding glycosyltransferase family 4 protein: protein MKDLIILQTCIPDYRKKLFTFLNEKYGEDFTLYGGADYFESTVKTDNSINFLNRVKNIYLFKRKGLFQTGMWRDILKARVVVLELNPRIISNWIILILRILLGKKTVLWGHAWPKNGERSLTDVIRGGMRQLGSQILVYTVSQKRELQIKMPHKNITCAPNAVFYKKEMVNNSDNDLIQNIIYVGRLTESKKPLFLVKAFNKVLGFLPTEAKLIIVGEGEEKQNLLNYINDNNLEGRVLVKGHIGSYEKLKSLYDTSLLSVSPGYIGLSVTQSFGFGVPMIVSKFEKHSPEIEAVKEGNNSVYFETDNVDSLADKILDFYNNRGYWLKQREQILDFCKENYSIEVMAEAFVSLNPKKI, encoded by the coding sequence ATGAAAGATCTAATTATTTTACAAACATGTATCCCAGATTACAGGAAAAAATTATTCACATTTTTAAACGAAAAATACGGTGAAGATTTTACGTTGTACGGAGGCGCCGATTATTTTGAATCTACCGTTAAAACAGATAATTCGATTAATTTTTTAAATAGAGTAAAGAATATTTATTTGTTTAAGAGAAAGGGGCTTTTCCAAACAGGGATGTGGAGGGATATTCTAAAGGCACGAGTAGTAGTATTAGAGTTAAATCCTAGAATAATTTCTAATTGGATAATTTTAATTCTACGAATCCTTCTAGGAAAGAAAACGGTATTGTGGGGGCATGCTTGGCCTAAAAATGGAGAAAGGAGTTTGACCGATGTAATAAGAGGAGGCATGCGGCAATTGGGATCTCAAATTTTGGTTTATACCGTTAGTCAAAAAAGGGAACTTCAGATAAAAATGCCTCATAAAAATATAACTTGCGCTCCGAATGCTGTGTTTTATAAAAAAGAGATGGTTAATAATAGTGATAACGATTTAATACAAAATATCATTTATGTTGGGCGCTTAACCGAATCTAAAAAGCCGCTTTTTTTGGTTAAGGCATTTAATAAAGTATTAGGTTTTTTACCAACAGAAGCAAAGCTTATAATTGTAGGCGAAGGAGAAGAGAAGCAAAACTTGTTAAATTATATTAATGATAATAATTTGGAAGGAAGAGTTTTAGTTAAAGGACATATAGGATCGTACGAAAAATTAAAATCTCTATATGATACTAGTTTACTAAGTGTTTCGCCCGGATATATTGGTTTGTCTGTTACTCAAAGCTTTGGTTTTGGGGTTCCAATGATTGTTTCTAAGTTTGAAAAACATTCGCCTGAAATAGAGGCTGTTAAAGAGGGTAATAATTCTGTATATTTTGAAACTGATAATGTCGATTCATTAGCAGATAAGATATTGGATTTTTATAATAATAGAGGTTATTGGTTGAAACAAAGAGAACAAATCTTAGATTTTTGTAAAGAAAATTATTCAATCGAAGTCATGGCTGAAGCCTTTGTAAGTTTGAATCCAAAGAAAATATAA
- a CDS encoding O-antigen polymerase gives MVHLISTLFIVEFLSILLIMFYILFKRGVTFKVGISFGVLFFIFIPVWVMIITGTLELSKTDFYYTSLRDVVLKDNISSSFLLIAYIFSIIIYLCFPSRYSNLEVNNEFKPSIKSYLIVYFIGMLIVFIGSGLLEGGNWYRNRHNYFESTGAFAVLISFITSSVRILIISSLFYKWLKNDWKFRKFLFLTVMFTVLDMMFSGNRIYLFCTAILIGLMFLKKYPKKSFIALPFVFPLAFVLGYFASIFRHIRGPLFESGFPTFDIFLKSLDRAMLLEPPNPKLFFIGISESINVNVIYDLFNRYDTILYGATYLKPLFFYVPRSVWPNKPESITTIAANTFGGNSLVTTLIGEMNMNFSLLGIILLPIVIWFTEGFLTKSLRNFNSIVNIVGFIFGILFFRMPFSDDILIFVFLVLILLFFNVFKKYKFKFYYPIK, from the coding sequence ATGGTACATCTAATTTCAACCCTCTTTATTGTTGAGTTTTTATCAATTTTATTGATAATGTTCTATATTTTGTTTAAAAGAGGGGTCACATTTAAAGTAGGCATATCATTCGGGGTTTTGTTTTTTATTTTTATACCCGTTTGGGTAATGATTATAACTGGTACTTTAGAACTTTCAAAAACAGATTTTTATTATACTAGTTTAAGAGATGTTGTATTGAAGGATAATATTAGCAGTTCATTTTTATTAATTGCATATATATTTTCAATTATTATTTACTTATGTTTTCCATCAAGGTATTCCAATCTAGAAGTGAATAATGAATTTAAGCCAAGTATTAAAAGTTATTTAATAGTTTATTTTATTGGGATGCTAATTGTTTTTATTGGCTCAGGTTTATTGGAAGGAGGAAATTGGTATAGAAATAGACATAATTATTTTGAATCTACTGGTGCTTTCGCTGTTTTGATTTCTTTTATAACAAGTTCCGTGAGGATTTTAATAATTTCCTCCTTGTTTTACAAGTGGCTTAAGAATGATTGGAAGTTTCGTAAGTTTTTATTTTTGACTGTTATGTTTACAGTTTTGGATATGATGTTTTCTGGAAATAGAATATACTTATTTTGTACAGCCATATTGATTGGGTTAATGTTTTTAAAAAAATATCCAAAGAAATCCTTTATAGCACTGCCTTTTGTATTTCCGCTAGCTTTTGTGTTAGGATATTTTGCTTCAATTTTTAGACATATTAGAGGGCCTCTTTTTGAAAGTGGTTTTCCTACCTTTGATATTTTCTTAAAATCTTTAGATAGAGCCATGCTTTTGGAACCACCAAATCCTAAATTGTTTTTTATTGGTATTTCTGAATCCATAAATGTAAATGTTATATATGATTTATTTAATAGATACGACACTATTCTGTATGGAGCAACTTATTTGAAGCCATTGTTTTTTTATGTGCCTAGATCTGTTTGGCCAAATAAACCTGAAAGTATTACTACAATTGCAGCTAATACATTTGGAGGGAATTCTTTGGTCACTACACTAATTGGTGAAATGAATATGAATTTTTCATTACTAGGCATAATTTTACTTCCAATAGTAATATGGTTTACCGAAGGATTTTTAACTAAGAGCTTGCGAAATTTTAATTCAATAGTAAATATTGTTGGATTTATTTTCGGTATTTTATTTTTTAGAATGCCATTTTCGGATGATATTTTAATTTTTGTCTTCTTGGTATTAATTTTGCTTTTTTTTAATGTTTTCAAAAAATATAAATTTAAGTTCTATTATCCCATTAAATGA